TTGTTAATTACTCTTGGCATTTTCCCTGAAGCTCTTATTTGCAAATTAACAATTAAATAAATTCTGTAAATGATTAATTAATCTTTTTAAATTAAATTTCTAAAAAAAATATTTTAATTTCATACGAATTTTTTTTATTTTGAAAGAAATTTTTAGGTAATTAATACATTGCATTATTCAAATTTCTCAAGCAAGATTTAGAAACATTATATTTCTAAATGATGATTGAAAAATTCCAAGAGAGCACTAAAGAATTTATAGATTATGATTCCGAACTTTTACTTAAGATTTTAAACAAGACATCACTTCAGACTAGAAAAGGTGATGATAAAGAACTATTTGTAGATGAAAATTGGAAAATTAATACAAAAAATATGAGTAATACAATTCCTTCAGATAATTCAAATTTGAAAAAAATATTATCAGATATTTTCCCAAATAAAAAAATAGTAATTCAGGATAATAATGATGGATCGCAAACAATTTTCTTATCCTAATGTACTTAATATATAAATTAATTTTTTCCAATTAATACAGTCTTTATTTTTGAGAAAAATAATTAGTAAAAATTACTCTCGCGTTATTTTTTTGAAGGTGTTATTGTTCATTTACGTTCATCCAAGTTTATAATTCTGGACGCATGACATGGGAATAGGGAACGGGATTCACATTAACTGCAAAAGACAATGAATAACCTCTTACAAATAAGAGAAAAAATCAAAAGAGCCAATAGGCTTTATGATGCCCAACTTTTGGCAACTAAAAATGGAGAAGTTACTCCTTACAGACGATCCTTCTTTGAAGAAAGAATCAGAAAAACACAAAAAGAAATGAAATTGACAGACTAAAATTTTAATTCTTATTTGGAACTGATTAAAAAAAGAGGGATTATACCCTCTTTTTTTATAAAGAAATACGATAATGTAAAATGCATTTCTTTTTCCGATTCTCGATTATTAAAAGAAAATTATTTTGATGCTTTTACTATTGATTAAAAGTATAAAAATGGCAAATTTAATTTAGTAATAAAGAGGTAAATAAAGATGTTTAAAAAGAAATATAAACAATTTAATAACTCAACCAATAAATCAAAGTTAGATCAAGTCTTATGGTTTATAGAAAATTATTTGCCACAGAAGAAAGATCGAGGTGTACAAAAAAAATCGTATATGGATAATCTAGAAGCAGAGACTATTAAGAAATTCTCTAAATTAACCTCTATTCGTTCTAAAACATTATTCCCAACTACAAAAAATACGACAATCTCTTTTACATTTGGTAATTGGGCCTTGCCTTACCTGAAATTGCTTAAGAAAATAGGAATAGCTAAGTAAGAAAATTTTCATTTTTTAAGAAAAGATTTATCCAGATAATACAAATAAGTAAAGATTTATCCAGATAATAGAAATAAGTAAAGTGTATGAAGTTTCAATTAGTTCTTTTCGAAATTTAAGGAGGAATACTTACTTTACATAAAAATTAAAATTGCTAAATTTAAAATAAGAGAACTATTGATTATGTTTCTAAATTATCTGCCTAGTGAGATGGTTGAAGTTGTTGGTTTAACAATGATTTTTTCATTTCTAGTTGGAACTATATTAATTTTGTTATTTACATCAGATCAGGCAAATACAAAGAATCTATATTTAAAGAAGGCTAAATAAATTTTAAATAAATTTTTATCTAAAAAAGACCTCTGTTTTTAATAAAGATAACTCGCAGGTGTAGAACATTATTTTTAATATTGATACATTAACAAATTTAAGATTATGGGCGAAGCTAAAAGAAGAGAAGAATTAGGATTGCCACCTAGACAAAAAAAAGTTGAATTAAATAAATCTGATAGATATCTTTCATGGCTTCCAATTACTAAATCAAGAATTAAGAAGTACCCTTATATGGGTGTAGCAACAATGGCACTAGGAGCGATAATTTTCTTAGTAAGTGGGGGAGCAAATAGTATTAATTAGTAAGATTTTGGCTTGGCTGAGAATATATCTAAGATTTTTTTTGTAATAGTTTAACGCCAGATATTATTGAGATTATTGAAGCTATACCAAGAAATATCGAGTAAAAAGGTTGCAAATTAATAATGCCAAAATTACCTGTATGCCATTTTATTAACCAAAAAGCATTTATTCCTAGTGGTTGAAGAATACTATAAATAGTCCCAGATACAATAGTAATTAGTAAAGGGATAGCAGAAATTGCAGTTATTTTTCTGTGAATTTTTCTTTGATTTGGTTTTAATTTTTTCATCTATTTCCTCAAATAGATATGTAATTCTTTTTCGTTTTTGCATGGCATCCATTTATCTTTATTCTTATGTATTCCTTCGCAACCAAGTTCTAAAGATCTATTTTCGGCTTCCTCTTCAGAAAGAAATGTACCCCTCATATGTGCATGCGAATAACTATTGAAATTTAGAGATAAGGAAAATAAAAAAATAAAAAATTTAAAATTTCTAACAAAAATATACATAAATTTTAAATAAGCATTTGTCTTAAGGGGAGATTTTATCAAATATTTTTGTTTTGCCAGTTTTACTAAATGAAACTACTTTGTAGTTCTTATAATCGTGAGAGTGCGATTCGTGAGAATGCATTTCCATCCCTGGAGAGCCAAGTGGCATGCCAGGAACTGCTATACCATTGATATTTGGTGTTTCTCTAAAAAGTTTGTTGATTGATTCAATCGGGACATGTCCTTCAATCGTATAGTTAGCTATTTGAGCAGAATGACATGATCTCAGATTATTGGGAATTTGATATTGGTTTTTAATTACTGAAACATCCTCAACTATTTTATCAACAACTTCTAATCCATTATCTCTTAAATGATTAATCCATTTTTTGCAACAACCACATGATGCTGATCTGTAAGAAATAACTTTTAGGATATCTATATTTTCTTTAGTTAAAGCAATACTCTTATTTGGATTAATTATATTTGTAAAAAGAATTCCAGAAAAAATTAGATAATTTAAAAATCCTCTTTTCATATATATTTTTTTTAGTACCATACTAATTACTATGATTAAATTTAAAATAAATGAAAATTTATTAAATCGCTAATTAATTAAAATTATGACACTCATAATTGCCATTAAAAGATTTTCGATAAAACTAATAATTCCCAAAGGAGTTTTTGCATATCCACCAATACATGCACAATTTAATTTTAGTTTATCCAAATAAACAGCCTTAAATACTGAAATCATTCCAGAAATTCCTAAAATTAGAGCAATAAAAATAATTAAAGAGGGTGGATAAGAATTAAGAAAACTTATCCCAATTAATAATTCGCAAAAAGGATAAATATATATCCAGCCATCAAATTTAGAAGATATTAAATCATATTTCTTATAACTTGTTCCAAAAGCTTCAACATCCATAAGCTTGAGCATCGCTAAAAGACAAATTGATATCCCCATATAAATTTGGAAACTTTTAAGTAATGAGATGGTTATTAGAAATGAAGTACCAAAGACTGCAATTAATGGGGTAAATGACTTAATATTCATTTTTAACTTTTAAGGATAGAGTCACAAATACTAGATGGATTTGCTTGTTTAACTATTTTTAGTCTTCTGATAAGTTTGTCTCGATTTATTTGATGTTTTAAATATTTAATACATAAATTTTTTTCCTGATATACCTCTGCTATTGGAGCAATCTTTAAAGCAATAGCAAAAGTACCAATAACTAAAAGAATGTTTGTAGCTAGTCGAATATTTGGTCGAAAATTTGATCTCATTCGTATTCTTTATTTTTGTCAATAACTTCCCTTAAATATATATCTTTTAGCTCGTGATTGTATCCATTTCTTTTGCAAATTTCTCTAATTATTTCAACTCTTTTTCTGTCATTAAGCAGATTTTGAGATATTGTTTTTCATATCTTCAATTTGGTTGATTAATTCATCTAACCACTCTGTATTATTTTCGGATCTTTTCTGAAAATATGTAATTTTAGGTTGATTGATTTCTAGTGTCTCATAATCTCCACTCATAAATTTCCCCTGAATTTATACTCTGCATAATTTATCTAGCGAAATTATGCCAATCAATAGGCTCAAATACTTATTTGACATTTGCTATGGGTAACAAGTTACTTTTTTAATAGTATAAATATCAAGAAATTTATCTCCCAAAAATATGGCAACTAATGAAGAACTAGAAAAAAGAATTGAGACTTTAGAAAAAGAAGTACAACACCTAAAAGCTTTTCTGCAATATCAAATGAGAAATAAAAAAAAGTGATTTATTATTATTAAATAGAAATTTCTTTCGATCTTCAAAAGTTTCAAATACTCTAATCCTCGATCAGTCTTTATTGATTAAAGTAAATTTTTCCATAAAAAAAGGGCGTTAGCTTCGCCCCAATTAAAAGCAGGATAATCCCCATCACCCAGCTCTTTAAAATCCTAGCACTATATATGGTGTTTGTAAGTAATAAAAATTACCTATTTATGGGGTTGTTTGTTTCTGTTTAATTTGTCATGATAGGAGTCCCCATCACCTAGGCTCGCAAGAGTCTTTTTTTTTGCATTTATGCCGTAAGTTTTTATAAATTAGTATTTAAAGATTTTTTATTTAATTTTTAGATTTGATTAATAATAATAAAGAAAATATTTTAGTTATGCAAACATATATTATTCACTGGCAATTCCCAGATCAAGAAAGTCATATGCAAGGTGCAGAAACTTTCGCTAGTTTTGTAGAAGGGGGTTGCGAGGGTGATGAATTTGATGGGTTTAAAGTTGTCAATCGAGTGGTAAACCCAGAAGGAGCCAATGGCTGGGCAATTGTTGAATCTTCTAATCATCAAAATATTTGGAAATGGAGTAATATTTGGGTGGATAATTTTGGTGTAGAAATTGAAGTCACGCCAGTTTTAACAGATCAAGAATTTCTTGCTGTTCATAAAGATATTGCTGCAACCTAGGATTAAGCTTTGATCCTGCAAGGTTTTACAGTCATTTTATAGTAGGGGTATTTTTTTTTCCGAGATAATCCTTGTCTCTCTTATATGAGGATATATAACTGTTTTTCTATTAAATTCATAACTAGCAATATATTTGTAAATACTAACCAAGAGAATCTAAATCTCTCCTATGATGAACTGTATTAACTTCATCATTTGAGCTCTTCTGTTCTTTCATTAAATCTGCAATAGTTGGATAATCTTTTTCATTATCAAGATTTCTATAATTTTTATCTTGGATTAAGAATGGTGATACTTTGAAATTCATAGTTAAATACCTCAAAATTTTTGTTGGATTCTGATTACAGACCCTGGGTTTTCATTGACGTAGGGGTTGGACTCTCTTATTAGCATTAAACACTCGTAAGCGTCTCGAGCATAGAATCCAACATGATGTGTATTACATGATAAATCTCTGTAACTCAAAACATATTTATTACAAGATTTGATAGGCGTTGACGGCATTTGACATATAATACTTACTATTATTTTCTAACTAAATACACCTAGTAAACGACTAATAAATGTGTACGGTTTGAGCTACAAAGATATACGGATTGAGGACCAACAAATAAATTTAAAATTGGATAAAATAACAAAAATTTT
The genomic region above belongs to Prochlorococcus marinus str. GP2 and contains:
- a CDS encoding DUF2839 family protein, with the translated sequence MGEAKRREELGLPPRQKKVELNKSDRYLSWLPITKSRIKKYPYMGVATMALGAIIFLVSGGANSIN
- a CDS encoding DUF3721 domain-containing protein, which translates into the protein MRGTFLSEEEAENRSLELGCEGIHKNKDKWMPCKNEKELHIYLRK
- a CDS encoding DUF411 domain-containing protein codes for the protein MKRGFLNYLIFSGILFTNIINPNKSIALTKENIDILKVISYRSASCGCCKKWINHLRDNGLEVVDKIVEDVSVIKNQYQIPNNLRSCHSAQIANYTIEGHVPIESINKLFRETPNINGIAVPGMPLGSPGMEMHSHESHSHDYKNYKVVSFSKTGKTKIFDKISP
- a CDS encoding MauE/DoxX family redox-associated membrane protein, which produces MNIKSFTPLIAVFGTSFLITISLLKSFQIYMGISICLLAMLKLMDVEAFGTSYKKYDLISSKFDGWIYIYPFCELLIGISFLNSYPPSLIIFIALILGISGMISVFKAVYLDKLKLNCACIGGYAKTPLGIISFIENLLMAIMSVIILIN
- a CDS encoding DUF3303 domain-containing protein, which translates into the protein MQTYIIHWQFPDQESHMQGAETFASFVEGGCEGDEFDGFKVVNRVVNPEGANGWAIVESSNHQNIWKWSNIWVDNFGVEIEVTPVLTDQEFLAVHKDIAAT